In Parvularculales bacterium, the sequence TCTTACGACGCGGTTTGCACGCCGGACTTCTTTGGCTTCAACGCCGACGGTGAACTTCAGTACAGAGGCCGTTTAGACGATATCAAAATGGATCGCAATGCGGAAAACCGTACCCCCGAATTACTCAATGCCATGCGTCAGGTTGCAGAAACAGGTGGAGGTCCCGAAAAACAAACCCCATCCATGGGCTGTTCCATTAAATGGAGTTAAATCCGCCAGATTCAATCATCAGGCAGCTACAAAGTTATTCCATCTATCAGCCAGGTGGCGCCGCTCATCCATTGTCGAGTTCCAGCAGGCCACTGCGCCCATGCGCTCTTCAAATGAGCCACCATCACGGACCTCGCCGACGCTTGCCAGTTTTTGACCATCCGGTGCTTTAATATCCTGCGTGGCGGGCTTGCCAAGCATCCAGTAATCCCACTCATAATCTTCCATATATTGCTTTGCCGTTGATGGAACGGCCGAGTAGAACCCCTGACGGTTTAAATACCCTCCGGCAAATCCCGACAGATACCAGTTAATAAATTCATAACACAGATCGACCTGATATTCCGTTATGGCTGCCGACAAAGCAAAGCCGGACCCCCACCCCCGGTAACCTTCTTTCAGAGGTTGATAGGTACAGGGAATGCCCTGCGTCCGGACAGCGGTAACGGCCGGCGACCACATTGACTGAATAACAACCTCACCGGATGCCATGAGGTCTACACTTTCATTAAAATCCTTCCAAAACGTACGGAACTGTCCGGCCATCTTGGCTTCTCTAAAAATATCGATGGTCAGATCGATTTCAGTCTTGGTCATATTACCCTTATCAGGATATACATATTCTCCTATCGCTTCGACCACCATAGCCGCATCTATAATGCCAATGGAGGGGATATTTTGAATTGATGCTTTTCCCCTGAATTCCGGATTTAAAAGCTCGGCCCAGCTATCAATGGGGCGGTTGATGAGATCAGGTCTGATCCCTAACGTATCCGCATTGAAAACGGTGGGAACGAGGGTTGTCCACCTTGTCGGTTCCGGTGAGAATTCGCGGGAGTGATCATGGTTTAGATAAAACACCTTCTTCGGTGCCGTACCCTGATCGCCAATTATTTTGTCGCCGATTTTACCAAGGGTATGAATTGTACTGATATTGTCGAACTCCTTAATACGCTTTGAGTCCATGCCAAGAATCTTACCGGTTAATACAAACCTCGGAAGGCTTGCATATTCCGTATCAACAATGTCAAAAGTACCCGGACGTGTAAGAATACGCAGGGTCACTTCATCGGTTGTCAAAGGCAGATATTCTATCCGGATGCCGGTGTCTTCCAGAAGTTTCCGTCTAATGTCGTCTGCCATGGTCGTGGCAGTGCCGAGATAGCGAATGATTTTTTCTTTTGCC encodes:
- a CDS encoding extracellular solute-binding protein; the encoded protein is MSRRQLLKAAGAGVAAAGIGLAAPAVHSAKEKIIRYLGTATTMADDIRRKLLEDTGIRIEYLPLTTDEVTLRILTRPGTFDIVDTEYASLPRFVLTGKILGMDSKRIKEFDNISTIHTLGKIGDKIIGDQGTAPKKVFYLNHDHSREFSPEPTRWTTLVPTVFNADTLGIRPDLINRPIDSWAELLNPEFRGKASIQNIPSIGIIDAAMVVEAIGEYVYPDKGNMTKTEIDLTIDIFREAKMAGQFRTFWKDFNESVDLMASGEVVIQSMWSPAVTAVRTQGIPCTYQPLKEGYRGWGSGFALSAAITEYQVDLCYEFINWYLSGFAGGYLNRQGFYSAVPSTAKQYMEDYEWDYWMLGKPATQDIKAPDGQKLASVGEVRDGGSFEERMGAVACWNSTMDERRHLADRWNNFVAA